The following coding sequences lie in one Capnocytophaga stomatis genomic window:
- a CDS encoding pyruvate dehydrogenase complex dihydrolipoamide acetyltransferase encodes MAEIINMPRLSDTMEEGVVAKWLKKVGDKVSEGDILAEIETDKATMEFESFYSGTLLYIGLQEGETAPVDSLLAIVGKEGEDISALINGGSAPQPASQSEEAPKTETPATEVTVPSGVEVVTMPRLSDTMTEGTVATWLKKVGDKVSEGDILAEIETDKATMEFESFYSGTLLYIGIKEGESAAVDSLLAIVGPAGTDVSAIVAGGGKVSAPAPKSEEKLEEKKAEASTPVSNSNTANNERIFASPLAKKIAQEKGINLAQVKGSGENGRITKKDVEGFTPSATTPSVQSSASAPVAAFAPVGQEAVEEVKNSQMRKTIAKRLSESKFTAPHYYLTIEIDMENAMASRVQINNIPDTKVSFNDMVVKACAMALKKHPQVNTSWKGDVTVYNKHVHIGVAVAVEDGLVVPVLRFADQLSLTQIGGQVKDLAGKARNKKLAPTEMEGSTFTVSNLGMFGIESFTSIINQPNSAILSVGAIVEKPVVKEGQIVVGHTMKVTLACDHRTVDGATGAQFLQTLKTYIENPVTMLA; translated from the coding sequence ATGGCAGAAATAATCAATATGCCACGATTGAGCGACACAATGGAAGAAGGAGTTGTTGCAAAGTGGCTAAAAAAAGTAGGTGATAAAGTAAGCGAAGGTGATATTTTAGCAGAAATCGAAACCGATAAAGCTACAATGGAATTCGAGTCGTTTTATTCGGGAACATTGTTGTATATCGGGCTTCAGGAAGGAGAAACAGCTCCTGTGGATTCCTTGTTGGCAATCGTCGGAAAAGAAGGAGAAGATATTTCAGCATTAATAAACGGAGGTTCAGCTCCTCAGCCTGCTTCACAATCTGAAGAAGCACCAAAAACTGAAACACCTGCAACAGAAGTAACTGTTCCATCAGGAGTAGAGGTGGTGACTATGCCACGTTTGAGCGATACAATGACCGAAGGAACGGTGGCTACTTGGCTGAAAAAAGTAGGTGACAAAGTAAGCGAAGGAGATATCTTGGCAGAAATCGAAACCGATAAAGCTACGATGGAGTTTGAGTCGTTCTACTCAGGTACATTATTATATATAGGTATAAAGGAAGGTGAGTCGGCAGCTGTGGATTCTTTGTTGGCTATCGTTGGTCCTGCCGGAACTGATGTAAGTGCTATTGTTGCTGGTGGAGGAAAAGTTTCAGCTCCTGCACCTAAATCGGAGGAAAAGCTAGAAGAGAAAAAAGCAGAGGCTTCGACTCCTGTATCTAATTCTAATACAGCTAATAACGAACGTATTTTTGCTTCTCCGTTAGCTAAAAAAATCGCACAGGAAAAAGGCATTAACCTTGCACAAGTAAAAGGTTCTGGCGAAAATGGACGTATTACCAAAAAAGATGTGGAAGGATTTACGCCATCTGCGACAACACCGTCGGTACAAAGTAGTGCTTCTGCACCAGTGGCTGCGTTCGCTCCAGTAGGACAAGAAGCCGTGGAAGAGGTTAAAAATTCGCAAATGCGTAAAACCATTGCTAAACGTCTTTCCGAATCGAAATTTACAGCTCCGCACTATTATTTGACTATCGAAATCGATATGGAAAATGCGATGGCTTCACGTGTACAAATCAATAACATACCTGATACTAAGGTATCTTTCAATGATATGGTTGTGAAAGCGTGTGCGATGGCACTTAAAAAACATCCGCAAGTAAACACTTCTTGGAAAGGTGATGTTACGGTTTACAACAAACACGTACACATTGGCGTTGCAGTTGCTGTGGAAGATGGTTTGGTAGTACCGGTGCTTAGATTTGCCGACCAATTGAGCCTTACACAAATCGGCGGACAGGTAAAAGATTTGGCAGGAAAAGCAAGAAATAAAAAATTAGCTCCAACCGAAATGGAAGGAAGTACATTTACAGTTTCTAACTTAGGAATGTTTGGTATTGAGTCATTTACGTCAATTATCAATCAACCTAATTCGGCAATTTTGTCCGTGGGAGCTATTGTAGAAAAACCTGTTGTGAAAGAAGGGCAAATTGTGGTAGGGCATACAATGAAAGTTACATTAGCGTGCGACCATCGTACAGTTGATGGAGCTACGGGAGCTCAGTTCCTGCAAACGCTCAAAACCTACATTGAAAATCCTGTAACAATGTTAGCTTAG
- a CDS encoding transporter, with protein sequence MKKTYLLFLLLLTSTLYSQQIDDINTDRPDQSEGVYTLPKNKFQLEDGFTFSDESISNNLMLRYGIFNGTEVRLSSDFEKNKSENVEIDNFVLSFKQRILEEKNYLPAITLVGYLTYKNPIKEWQTDVYLAFENNISEKFVLCYNVGTSNFFRELNVTTQFGYSVTKDLYTFLEYFATFGNQLPLHNFDTGLLYCITSDFQIDVAFGRSIFNENSNWFVSTGFAYRFF encoded by the coding sequence ATGAAAAAAACGTACTTATTATTTCTGTTATTGCTAACATCAACGTTGTATTCTCAGCAAATTGATGATATAAATACCGATCGTCCAGACCAAAGTGAAGGGGTTTATACACTTCCGAAAAATAAATTTCAGCTGGAAGATGGTTTTACTTTTTCCGATGAAAGTATTTCCAATAATTTGATGTTACGTTATGGAATTTTTAACGGAACTGAAGTTCGATTATCTTCTGATTTTGAGAAAAATAAATCGGAAAATGTTGAAATAGATAATTTCGTTTTGAGTTTCAAACAACGCATTTTGGAAGAAAAAAACTATCTTCCTGCGATTACTTTGGTTGGTTATTTGACTTACAAAAATCCTATAAAAGAATGGCAAACAGACGTTTATTTGGCTTTTGAGAATAATATTTCTGAGAAGTTTGTCCTTTGCTATAATGTCGGAACATCAAATTTTTTCCGAGAGTTGAACGTTACAACTCAATTTGGTTATTCAGTTACAAAAGATTTATACACTTTTTTAGAATATTTTGCCACTTTCGGGAATCAACTTCCGTTGCATAATTTTGATACAGGATTATTATATTGTATAACTTCTGATTTTCAGATTGATGTGGCTTTTGGTCGTTCTATTTTTAACGAAAATTCAAATTGGTTTGTAAGCACAGGATTTGCATATCGATTTTTTTAA
- a CDS encoding AMP-dependent synthetase/ligase, translating into MNLLSYHYTSVLHDNVEKFGHKKALMSKVEQNWEGITWNELGKVTDLLSKSLLHFGVQAQETVGIFSQNMPKWTITDFASLQVRAIPVPIYATNTSEQALYVLNHAEVKILFVGDTEQYEKALEVAEKCASLQKIVVFKEDIELKEDKYSIRWSDFLEFGKTDIYNEEFQKRIADKRLDDLFTIIYTSGTTGEPKGVMLDYENLAYQLIGHDIRLEISDKDESLAFLPLSHVFERAWTYYSLYKGATVYYLENPNNIKSALEEVRPTVMCAVPRFYEKIFATVHDRVDSSSFVKKMIFAFAVKTGRKVLKINQEGKKVSWWLKKAHNISDKLVYSKLKQSLGGRIRFMPCGGANLEPSIGRFFHSIGVNVKLGYGMTETLATVSCWDNVDFEIQSVGSIMPNAEVKIGADNEILVKGGMVMKGYYKNPEETKKVFTEDGFLKTGDAGNLDAQNNIYITDRIKELMKTSNGKYIAPQHIEGKVGKYNLINQIAVIADGKKFVSALIVPNFEMLTQALQELNIKCKSTTELLKNSQVIDYITKQLQKFQNDLPDYEKIKKFTLLPDAFSIERNEITPTLKLKRKVIYANYSKEIEAMYK; encoded by the coding sequence ATGAACTTATTATCATATCATTATACTTCTGTTCTTCACGATAATGTGGAAAAATTTGGGCACAAAAAAGCTTTAATGAGCAAAGTTGAGCAAAATTGGGAAGGAATCACTTGGAATGAGTTAGGTAAAGTGACCGATTTGCTCTCAAAATCATTGTTACATTTTGGCGTTCAAGCTCAGGAAACCGTTGGGATTTTTTCTCAAAATATGCCCAAATGGACGATTACGGATTTTGCCAGTTTGCAAGTCAGAGCAATACCTGTCCCTATTTATGCTACAAATACTTCAGAACAAGCTCTTTACGTGCTGAATCACGCAGAAGTGAAAATATTGTTCGTAGGTGATACGGAGCAATATGAGAAAGCTTTGGAGGTAGCCGAAAAATGTGCTTCTTTACAGAAAATAGTTGTTTTTAAAGAAGATATTGAGCTTAAAGAAGACAAATATTCAATCCGATGGAGTGATTTTTTAGAGTTTGGTAAGACAGATATTTACAACGAAGAATTTCAAAAAAGGATTGCAGACAAAAGGTTAGATGACTTATTTACAATAATATACACTTCAGGAACCACGGGTGAGCCTAAGGGAGTAATGTTGGATTATGAGAATTTGGCTTATCAGTTAATCGGGCACGATATAAGGCTTGAAATATCGGACAAGGACGAATCGTTAGCATTTTTGCCTTTGTCGCACGTTTTTGAAAGAGCTTGGACGTATTATTCATTATATAAGGGTGCGACGGTTTATTATTTGGAAAATCCGAATAATATTAAAAGTGCGTTGGAGGAAGTAAGACCAACCGTAATGTGTGCTGTTCCAAGGTTTTACGAAAAAATATTTGCTACGGTTCACGACAGAGTGGATAGCTCTTCTTTCGTGAAGAAAATGATATTTGCCTTTGCTGTAAAAACGGGAAGAAAAGTATTGAAAATTAATCAAGAAGGTAAGAAAGTTTCTTGGTGGTTGAAAAAAGCACATAACATATCCGATAAGTTAGTATATTCGAAATTAAAACAATCATTGGGCGGACGGATTCGTTTTATGCCTTGTGGCGGAGCGAATTTGGAACCAAGTATTGGGCGTTTTTTCCATTCGATAGGAGTGAACGTGAAATTGGGATATGGAATGACTGAAACCCTTGCTACAGTGTCCTGCTGGGATAACGTAGATTTTGAAATTCAGTCAGTTGGCTCAATAATGCCAAATGCAGAAGTTAAAATCGGGGCAGATAATGAAATTTTGGTTAAGGGAGGAATGGTAATGAAAGGATATTACAAAAATCCTGAAGAAACTAAAAAAGTATTTACGGAGGACGGCTTCTTAAAAACGGGTGATGCGGGTAATTTGGATGCACAAAATAACATATATATCACCGACAGAATCAAGGAGTTAATGAAAACTTCTAACGGAAAATATATCGCTCCGCAACACATTGAAGGAAAAGTCGGGAAGTACAATCTTATAAATCAAATTGCAGTAATTGCAGACGGCAAAAAGTTTGTTTCTGCTTTGATTGTGCCTAATTTTGAGATGCTTACGCAAGCTCTTCAGGAGTTAAACATCAAGTGTAAATCAACAACGGAACTTTTGAAAAACAGCCAAGTAATTGATTATATTACAAAACAATTACAGAAGTTTCAAAATGATTTGCCTGATTATGAGAAAATTAAGAAATTCACATTACTTCCTGATGCCTTTTCAATTGAAAGGAACGAAATCACACCTACGCTAAAACTCAAACGTAAAGTGATTTATGCAAATTACAGCAAAGAAATCGAAGCAATGTACAAGTAA